A genomic region of [Eubacterium] eligens ATCC 27750 contains the following coding sequences:
- the rplO gene encoding 50S ribosomal protein L15, whose protein sequence is MDLSNLRPAEGSVLSDNFRRGRGHGSGNGKTAGKGHKGQKARSGAPRPGFEGGQMPLYRRIPKRGFTNRNRKEFVAINVNVLDRFDNGAEVTVDTLIESGIVKDPKDGIKILANGELTKKLTVKANAFSAAAKEKIEALGGTCEVI, encoded by the coding sequence ATGGATTTATCTAATTTGAGACCTGCAGAAGGTTCAGTATTAAGCGATAATTTCAGAAGAGGTCGTGGACATGGCTCAGGTAACGGCAAGACAGCTGGTAAGGGTCATAAAGGACAGAAAGCTCGTTCAGGAGCACCAAGACCAGGTTTTGAAGGTGGCCAGATGCCATTATATAGAAGAATTCCTAAGAGAGGATTCACTAACAGAAACCGTAAGGAATTCGTTGCTATTAATGTTAATGTATTAGATCGTTTTGATAACGGTGCAGAGGTTACTGTTGATACATTAATTGAGTCAGGAATCGTTAAAGATCCTAAGGACGGAATCAAGATTCTTGCAAACGGCGAGCTTACAAAGAAGCTTACTGTTAAGGCTAACGCATTCAGTGCTGCAGCTAAGGAGAAGATCGAGGCTCTCGGCGGAACCTGCGAGGTGATCTAA
- a CDS encoding KOW domain-containing RNA-binding protein, producing MSDIKGYFASSKAGHDKGTVYMILESDDVYVYLSDGKLRPTDKLKKKKLKHVQLIKQKDSDLAEKIEKNLFISNEEIKYAIKQIKTSAK from the coding sequence ATGAGTGATATAAAGGGATATTTTGCAAGTTCTAAAGCAGGCCATGACAAAGGTACTGTGTATATGATTCTCGAATCTGATGATGTATATGTTTATCTGTCGGACGGTAAATTAAGACCGACAGATAAACTTAAAAAGAAAAAGCTGAAACATGTTCAGCTCATAAAACAAAAAGATAGTGATCTTGCAGAAAAGATAGAGAAAAACCTGTTTATAAGTAATGAAGAAATAAAATATGCGATTAAGCAGATTAAAACCAGTGCCAAATAA
- the rplV gene encoding 50S ribosomal protein L22 translates to MANGHRSQIKRERNAVKDTRPSAKLSYARVSVQKACFVLDAIRGKSLDEALAIVMYNPRYASSIIEKLLKSAAANAENNNGMDPSKLYVEECYANKGPTMKRVHPRAQGRAYRIEKRMSHITVVLNER, encoded by the coding sequence ATGGCTAACGGACATAGATCCCAGATTAAACGTGAAAGAAACGCTGTTAAGGATACAAGACCAAGCGCAAAGTTATCTTACGCTAGAGTATCTGTTCAGAAGGCTTGTTTCGTATTAGATGCTATCAGAGGCAAGAGCCTTGATGAAGCACTTGCAATTGTTATGTACAATCCAAGATATGCATCATCTATTATAGAGAAGTTATTAAAGTCAGCAGCTGCTAATGCTGAGAACAATAACGGTATGGACCCAAGTAAGTTATATGTAGAAGAGTGCTACGCTAACAAGGGACCAACAATGAAGAGAGTACATCCAAGAGCACAGGGTAGAGCTTACAGAATCGAAAAGAGAATGAGCCACATCACTGTTGTTTTAAATGAAAGATAA
- a CDS encoding type Z 30S ribosomal protein S14, with protein sequence MAKTSMKVKQQRAPKFSTRAYTRCTICGRPHSVLRKYGICRICFRELAYKGQIPGVKKASW encoded by the coding sequence ATGGCTAAGACTTCTATGAAGGTTAAGCAGCAGAGAGCACCTAAGTTCTCTACAAGAGCGTATACACGTTGTACAATATGTGGTCGTCCACATTCTGTTTTAAGAAAATACGGAATCTGCAGAATTTGCTTCCGTGAATTAGCTTACAAGGGACAGATTCCTGGAGTTAAGAAAGCATCTTGGTAA
- the rplX gene encoding 50S ribosomal protein L24, producing MSAVRIKKGDTVKVIAGKDKGKEGKVLSVNAKNHTALVEGVNMVTKHAKPSAANQQGGILHQEAPIDISNIAYSLKGKETKIGYDFKDGKKVRVAKATGEVID from the coding sequence ATGTCAGCTGTTAGAATTAAAAAGGGTGATACTGTTAAGGTTATCGCAGGAAAAGACAAAGGCAAAGAGGGCAAGGTATTGTCTGTAAATGCTAAGAATCATACAGCATTAGTTGAGGGCGTTAACATGGTTACAAAGCATGCTAAGCCAAGCGCAGCTAATCAGCAGGGTGGAATTCTCCACCAGGAAGCACCAATCGATATCTCAAATATCGCTTACTCATTAAAGGGTAAGGAAACAAAGATTGGTTATGACTTCAAGGACGGTAAGAAAGTTCGTGTTGCTAAGGCAACTGGCGAAGTTATCGATTAA
- the infA gene encoding translation initiation factor IF-1 produces MSKADVIEIEGKVVEKLPNAFFKVELENGHQILATISGKLRMNFIRILPGDKVTIELSPYDLTKGRIIWRDK; encoded by the coding sequence ATGTCAAAGGCAGATGTAATTGAAATTGAAGGAAAGGTAGTTGAGAAATTACCTAATGCATTTTTTAAAGTAGAACTTGAGAATGGACATCAGATACTTGCTACAATCAGTGGTAAGTTAAGAATGAACTTCATCAGAATTCTTCCTGGTGATAAGGTAACAATTGAGTTATCACCATACGATTTAACAAAGGGAAGAATCATTTGGAGAGATAAATAA
- the rpsH gene encoding 30S ribosomal protein S8, which translates to MSMTDPIADMLTRIRNANTAKHDTVDVPSSKMKLAIAKILLDEGYIKSYELVENGKFNDIRITLKYGASKNEKIISGLQRISKPGLRVYANKEELPKVLGGLGVAIISTNKGVITDKEARKLGVGGEVLCFVW; encoded by the coding sequence ATTTCAATGACAGATCCAATTGCAGATATGCTTACAAGAATTCGTAATGCAAATACAGCAAAGCACGACACAGTTGATGTTCCATCATCTAAGATGAAGCTTGCAATCGCTAAGATTCTTTTAGACGAGGGTTATATTAAGTCTTATGAGCTCGTTGAGAACGGTAAGTTCAACGATATCCGTATTACATTAAAGTACGGTGCTTCTAAGAATGAGAAGATCATTTCAGGTCTTCAGAGAATCTCTAAGCCAGGTCTTAGAGTATATGCAAACAAGGAAGAACTTCCAAAAGTTCTCGGTGGTCTTGGTGTAGCTATTATATCTACAAACAAGGGCGTTATTACTGACAAGGAAGCTAGAAAGCTCGGCGTTGGTGGAGAAGTTCTTTGCTTCGTTTGGTAA
- the rpsC gene encoding 30S ribosomal protein S3 codes for MGQKVNPHGLRVGVIKDWDAKWYAEDDFADNLVEDYNIRKFLKNKLYAAGISKIETERASDRLKIVIHTAKPGIVIGKGGAEIENLKKQVEKLTSAKKLSIDIKEVKRPDKDAQLVAENIAQQLENRISFRRAMKSCMGRTMKQGAKGIKTSCSGRLGGADMARTEFYSEGTIPLQTLRADIDYGFAEADTTYGKVGVKVWIYEGEVLPTKNNANANVEKEGSDK; via the coding sequence ATGGGACAGAAAGTTAATCCTCATGGTTTAAGAGTCGGCGTAATCAAAGACTGGGATGCAAAGTGGTATGCAGAAGACGATTTCGCTGATAACCTTGTAGAAGATTATAACATTAGAAAATTCCTCAAGAATAAGTTATATGCTGCAGGAATTTCAAAGATTGAAACAGAGAGAGCTTCAGACAGATTAAAGATCGTTATTCATACAGCTAAGCCTGGTATCGTAATCGGTAAGGGCGGTGCTGAAATCGAGAACTTAAAGAAGCAGGTAGAGAAGTTAACATCTGCTAAGAAGTTAAGCATTGATATCAAGGAAGTTAAGAGACCAGATAAGGATGCTCAGCTTGTTGCAGAGAACATCGCTCAGCAGTTAGAGAACCGTATCTCTTTCAGAAGAGCTATGAAGTCTTGCATGGGCAGAACAATGAAGCAGGGAGCTAAGGGTATCAAGACATCTTGCTCAGGACGTCTCGGTGGAGCTGATATGGCTCGTACAGAGTTCTATAGCGAGGGTACAATTCCTCTTCAGACACTTCGTGCAGATATCGACTATGGATTTGCAGAAGCAGATACAACTTATGGCAAGGTTGGTGTTAAGGTTTGGATCTACGAAGGTGAGGTTCTTCCTACAAAGAATAATGCCAACGCTAACGTAGAAAAGGAAGGGAGCGATAAGTAA
- the rpmJ gene encoding 50S ribosomal protein L36: MKVRSSVKPICEKCKVIKRKGSIRIICENPKHKQRQG; the protein is encoded by the coding sequence GTGAAGGTTAGATCATCAGTTAAACCAATTTGTGAAAAATGCAAAGTCATTAAAAGAAAGGGCAGCATCAGAATTATCTGTGAAAACCCTAAGCACAAGCAGAGACAGGGCTAA
- the rplP gene encoding 50S ribosomal protein L16 codes for MLLPKRVKHRRQFRGSMAGKATRGNKITNGEFGIVATEPCWIKSNQIEAARVAMTRYIKRGGKVFIKIFPDKPVTGKPIGVRMGKGKGNLECWVAVVKPGRVMFEISGVAEETAREALRLATHKLPCKCKIVSRADLEGGDNSEN; via the coding sequence ATGTTACTACCTAAGAGAGTTAAACATCGTAGACAGTTCCGTGGTTCTATGGCTGGTAAGGCTACAAGAGGCAATAAGATCACTAATGGTGAATTCGGTATTGTTGCAACAGAACCTTGTTGGATCAAATCAAATCAGATAGAAGCTGCCCGTGTCGCTATGACAAGATATATTAAGCGTGGTGGTAAAGTATTTATAAAGATTTTCCCAGATAAGCCGGTAACAGGTAAGCCTATCGGTGTTCGTATGGGTAAAGGTAAAGGTAACTTGGAGTGCTGGGTAGCAGTAGTTAAACCTGGACGTGTAATGTTCGAGATTTCAGGCGTTGCTGAAGAAACAGCAAGAGAAGCTTTACGTCTCGCAACACATAAGCTTCCTTGCAAGTGCAAGATTGTTTCACGTGCAGACTTAGAAGGCGGTGATAACAGTGAAAATTAA
- the rplB gene encoding 50S ribosomal protein L2, which yields MGIKTYNPYTPSRRNMTGSDFSEITKSTPEKSLLAKKSKNAGRNNQGKITVRHHGGGNRQKYRMIDFKRNKEGVPAQVIGIEYDPNRTANIALICYADGEKAYILAPQGLTDGMTVQNGAGAEVRVGNCLPLSEIPVGTQVHNIELYPGKGGQLVRSAGNSAQLMAKEGKYATLRLPSGEMRMVPIICRATIGVVGNGDHNLINLGKAGRKRHMGIRPTVRGSVMNPNDHPHGGGEGRAPVGRPSPMTPWGKPAMGLKTRKAKKASNKLIVRRRNGKAIK from the coding sequence ATGGGAATTAAGACATATAACCCATATACACCTTCCAGAAGAAATATGACTGGATCTGATTTCTCAGAGATTACAAAGAGTACTCCAGAGAAGTCATTACTTGCTAAGAAGAGCAAGAATGCTGGTCGTAACAACCAGGGTAAGATTACTGTAAGACACCACGGTGGTGGAAACAGACAGAAGTATAGAATGATTGATTTCAAGAGAAACAAGGAAGGCGTTCCAGCACAGGTTATCGGAATTGAGTACGATCCAAACAGAACAGCTAACATCGCTCTTATCTGCTACGCAGATGGTGAGAAAGCATATATCCTTGCTCCTCAGGGATTAACAGATGGCATGACAGTACAGAATGGTGCTGGTGCAGAAGTCAGAGTAGGTAACTGCTTACCACTTTCAGAGATTCCAGTTGGTACTCAGGTACACAACATTGAATTATATCCAGGTAAGGGTGGACAGCTTGTTCGTTCTGCTGGAAACTCAGCTCAGCTTATGGCTAAGGAAGGCAAGTATGCAACACTTAGATTACCATCAGGCGAGATGAGAATGGTTCCAATTATCTGCCGCGCAACAATCGGTGTTGTAGGTAATGGAGATCACAACCTTATTAATCTTGGTAAGGCTGGACGTAAGAGACATATGGGTATCAGACCTACAGTTCGTGGTTCTGTTATGAACCCTAATGACCATCCACATGGTGGTGGTGAAGGTAGAGCACCAGTTGGTCGTCCAAGCCCAATGACACCTTGGGGCAAGCCAGCTATGGGTCTTAAGACTCGTAAGGCTAAGAAGGCTTCAAACAAGCTTATCGTAAGAAGAAGAAACGGAAAGGCTATTAAGTAA
- the rpmC gene encoding 50S ribosomal protein L29, protein MKINKYVEDLKAKSAAELNEELVAAKKELFNLRFQNATNQLDNTSRIKEVRKNIARIQTVIAQKNA, encoded by the coding sequence GTGAAAATTAATAAGTATGTAGAAGATTTAAAGGCAAAATCAGCTGCAGAGTTAAATGAAGAATTAGTAGCTGCTAAGAAGGAACTTTTCAATTTAAGATTCCAGAACGCAACAAATCAGCTGGACAACACAAGCAGAATTAAGGAAGTTCGTAAGAACATCGCTAGAATCCAGACTGTAATTGCACAGAAGAATGCTTAA
- the rpsS gene encoding 30S ribosomal protein S19: MARSLKKGAFADESLLKKVDALNAANDKQVIKTWSRRSTIYPQFVGHTIAVHDGRKHVPVYVTEDMVGHKLGEFVATRTYRGHGKDEKKSR, translated from the coding sequence ATGGCTCGATCACTTAAAAAGGGAGCATTTGCAGACGAGAGCTTACTTAAGAAAGTTGACGCTTTAAATGCTGCAAACGACAAACAGGTTATTAAGACTTGGTCTCGTCGTTCAACAATTTATCCTCAGTTTGTAGGTCATACAATCGCTGTTCATGATGGTAGAAAGCATGTGCCTGTATATGTTACAGAGGATATGGTTGGTCATAAGCTCGGTGAGTTCGTTGCAACAAGAACTTACAGAGGACACGGCAAAGACGAAAAGAAGAGTAGATAA
- the rpsQ gene encoding 30S ribosomal protein S17: protein MEERNLRKTRTGKVISNKMDKTIVVAVQDNVKHPLYNKIVKRTYKLKAHDENNECLIGDVVKVMETRPLSKDKRWRLVEIISRAK from the coding sequence GTGGAAGAGAGAAATTTAAGAAAAACTCGTACAGGTAAGGTTATAAGCAATAAGATGGATAAGACAATCGTTGTTGCAGTACAGGACAACGTTAAACATCCACTTTACAATAAGATCGTTAAAAGAACTTACAAGTTAAAGGCACACGATGAGAACAATGAATGTTTAATCGGAGATGTTGTTAAGGTAATGGAGACTAGACCTTTATCTAAGGATAAGAGATGGAGATTAGTTGAGATTATCAGTAGAGCAAAATAA
- the rplE gene encoding 50S ribosomal protein L5: MSRLRELYDNEITKKMTEKFGYKNPMMVPKIDKIVINMGVGEAKENSKLLDIAVKEMETIAGQKAVLTRAKNSIANFKLREGQAIGCKVTLRGEKMYEFLDRLVNLALPRVRDFRGVSADSFDGRGNYALGIKEQIIFPEIEYDKIDKVRGMDVIITTTAKTDEEARELLRLFNMPFKK, encoded by the coding sequence TTGAGTAGACTTAGAGAATTATACGATAATGAAATTACTAAGAAGATGACTGAGAAATTCGGTTACAAGAACCCAATGATGGTTCCAAAGATCGACAAGATCGTAATTAACATGGGCGTTGGCGAAGCTAAGGAAAATTCAAAGCTTCTTGACATAGCTGTTAAAGAAATGGAAACAATTGCTGGTCAGAAGGCAGTTCTTACAAGAGCTAAGAATTCAATTGCTAACTTCAAGTTAAGAGAGGGTCAGGCAATTGGTTGTAAGGTTACATTAAGAGGAGAGAAGATGTATGAATTCCTTGACAGATTAGTAAACCTTGCATTACCACGTGTACGTGACTTCCGTGGCGTTAGCGCTGATTCATTTGATGGAAGAGGTAACTATGCTTTAGGTATCAAAGAGCAGATTATCTTCCCAGAAATCGAATATGACAAGATTGATAAGGTTAGAGGTATGGATGTAATCATTACAACTACAGCTAAGACTGATGAGGAAGCTCGTGAGTTATTAAGATTATTCAACATGCCATTTAAGAAATAA
- the rplF gene encoding 50S ribosomal protein L6, producing the protein MSRIGRMPIAIPAGVTVEIAENNKVTVKGPKGTLERVLPAEMDIKQEGSEIVVSRPNDLKKMKSLHGLTRTLIHNMIIGVTEGYEKKLEVNGVGYRAQKQGKKLVLSLGYSHPVEMEDPEGIETVLDGTNIIIVKGISKEAVGQYAAEIRAKRAPEPYKGKGIKYADEVIRRKVGKTGKK; encoded by the coding sequence ATGTCACGTATAGGAAGAATGCCTATCGCTATCCCAGCAGGAGTTACTGTTGAGATTGCAGAAAATAATAAAGTGACTGTAAAGGGTCCAAAGGGAACTCTTGAGAGAGTTTTACCAGCAGAGATGGACATTAAGCAGGAAGGTTCTGAAATCGTTGTTTCAAGACCAAATGACTTAAAGAAGATGAAGTCATTACATGGACTTACAAGAACACTTATTCATAACATGATTATTGGTGTTACAGAAGGCTATGAGAAGAAGCTTGAAGTTAACGGTGTTGGTTATAGAGCACAGAAGCAGGGTAAGAAGTTAGTTCTTTCATTAGGCTACTCTCATCCAGTTGAGATGGAAGATCCAGAAGGAATTGAAACAGTTCTTGATGGAACAAACATCATCATTGTTAAAGGTATCAGTAAAGAAGCAGTTGGCCAGTACGCAGCTGAAATCAGAGCAAAGAGAGCTCCAGAGCCATATAAGGGCAAGGGTATCAAGTATGCTGATGAAGTTATCAGACGTAAAGTTGGTAAGACTGGTAAGAAATAA
- the rplR gene encoding 50S ribosomal protein L18 translates to MVSKKSRTVVREQKHRRLRNRFSGTAERPRLAVFRSNNHMYAQIIDDTVGKTLVSASTLDKEVKAELEKTNNVEAAAAVGTVVAKRALEKGIKTVVYDRGGFIYAGKIKALAEAAREAGLEF, encoded by the coding sequence ATGGTTAGTAAGAAATCAAGAACAGTAGTTCGCGAACAGAAGCATAGAAGATTACGTAATCGTTTCAGTGGTACTGCAGAAAGACCACGTTTAGCTGTGTTCAGAAGCAATAATCATATGTATGCTCAGATTATTGACGACACAGTTGGAAAGACACTTGTATCAGCATCAACTCTTGATAAGGAAGTTAAGGCAGAGCTTGAGAAGACAAATAATGTTGAAGCAGCAGCTGCTGTTGGTACAGTCGTAGCAAAGAGAGCATTAGAAAAGGGAATCAAGACTGTTGTTTATGACAGAGGCGGTTTCATTTATGCAGGTAAAATTAAGGCATTAGCAGAGGCAGCTCGTGAAGCTGGCCTTGAATTCTAA
- the rpmD gene encoding 50S ribosomal protein L30, producing MAEKLRITLVKSPIGAVPKHRKTVEAMGLTKMHKTVELPDNAATRGQIQQIGYMLKVEEI from the coding sequence ATGGCTGAGAAGTTAAGAATAACTTTAGTTAAGTCTCCAATCGGCGCTGTTCCTAAGCATAGAAAAACTGTTGAAGCTATGGGTCTTACAAAGATGCATAAGACAGTTGAACTTCCAGATAATGCTGCTACAAGAGGACAGATTCAGCAGATTGGTTATATGTTAAAGGTAGAAGAAATCTAA
- the secY gene encoding preprotein translocase subunit SecY: MFKTLVGAFKNKDIRKKIIYTLLILVVVRVGSLLPIPGVDTNYFSSLLSGINTGDLSYLSAFTGGSFERMSLFALSITPYITSSIIMQLLTIAIPKLEEMQKEGEDGRKKIASITRYVTIGLSLIESIAMAVGFGRTGLIKDSAQLSTLHYVVCIIVVVAALTAGSAVLMWLGERITEKGVGNGISIVLLINIISGMPSDFATLYSTFVAPKTPAKGVLAAVIILAILIVMVVLVCFLQDGERRIPVQYSQKVSGRRTVGGQSTNIPLKVNTAGVMPIIFASSLMQFPVIIAQLFGKSYEWTRYLSSSYWCRVEAPKYSIGLLVYIVLLIIFAYFYTSITFNPIEVADNLKKAGGVIPGITPGKSTSEYLNKILNYIVFIGAVGLLIIALIPIMCTGFFNASVSFGGTSIIIIVGVVLETLKQIESQMCNRYYKGFLSE; encoded by the coding sequence ATGTTTAAAACACTTGTAGGCGCTTTTAAGAACAAAGATATAAGAAAAAAGATAATATATACATTATTAATTCTTGTTGTTGTCAGAGTTGGAAGTTTACTTCCAATCCCTGGTGTAGACACCAATTATTTTAGTAGCTTACTTAGTGGAATTAATACTGGTGATTTAAGTTATCTCAGTGCTTTTACAGGAGGTTCATTCGAAAGAATGTCCCTCTTTGCGCTGAGCATAACACCATATATCACATCTTCAATCATTATGCAGCTTCTCACAATTGCAATTCCTAAATTAGAGGAAATGCAGAAAGAGGGAGAAGATGGTAGAAAGAAGATTGCATCGATTACAAGATACGTAACAATTGGTCTTTCTTTAATAGAAAGTATCGCTATGGCGGTTGGCTTTGGTAGAACAGGTCTTATCAAAGATTCAGCACAGCTTAGCACATTACATTATGTAGTATGTATAATCGTAGTTGTAGCTGCACTTACAGCTGGTTCAGCAGTATTAATGTGGCTTGGTGAGCGAATCACTGAAAAGGGTGTTGGAAATGGTATTTCAATTGTACTTTTAATTAATATCATATCAGGTATGCCTAGTGATTTTGCTACATTATATAGCACATTTGTTGCACCAAAGACACCTGCAAAGGGTGTTTTAGCAGCAGTAATAATATTAGCAATTCTTATTGTTATGGTAGTTCTTGTATGCTTCCTTCAGGATGGAGAGAGAAGAATTCCTGTTCAGTACTCTCAGAAGGTCAGCGGTAGAAGAACAGTTGGCGGACAGTCAACAAACATTCCATTAAAGGTTAATACTGCAGGTGTTATGCCAATTATTTTCGCATCATCACTTATGCAGTTTCCAGTTATAATTGCACAGTTATTTGGTAAATCATATGAGTGGACCAGATATCTCAGCTCATCATACTGGTGCAGAGTTGAAGCTCCAAAGTATTCAATTGGTTTATTAGTATACATAGTACTGCTTATAATATTTGCATACTTCTATACATCAATAACATTTAACCCAATTGAGGTAGCTGATAACTTAAAGAAGGCTGGTGGAGTTATCCCAGGAATAACACCTGGTAAGTCTACAAGCGAATATCTTAACAAAATACTTAATTATATCGTATTTATTGGAGCTGTCGGACTTTTAATAATTGCCCTCATTCCAATAATGTGTACAGGATTCTTTAATGCTTCTGTTTCATTCGGTGGAACATCAATTATCATTATTGTTGGTGTTGTACTTGAGACATTAAAGCAGATTGAGTCTCAGATGTGCAATCGTTACTATAAGGGATTCCTCAGTGAGTAA
- the rplN gene encoding 50S ribosomal protein L14 produces the protein MVQQETRLKVADNTGAKEILCIRVMGGSTRRYANIGDVIVATVKEATPGGVVKKGDVVKAVVVRSVKGARRKDGSYIKFDENAAVIIKDDQTPKGTRIFGPVARELRDKKFMKIVSLAPEVL, from the coding sequence ATGGTACAACAGGAAACCAGACTTAAGGTTGCTGATAATACTGGTGCTAAGGAAATTCTTTGTATCAGAGTTATGGGCGGATCTACAAGAAGATATGCAAATATCGGTGATGTAATTGTCGCTACTGTTAAAGAAGCAACACCAGGCGGCGTTGTTAAAAAGGGTGACGTTGTTAAGGCCGTTGTCGTACGTTCAGTAAAGGGCGCACGTCGTAAGGACGGTTCATATATTAAATTTGATGAGAATGCTGCTGTTATAATTAAAGATGATCAGACTCCTAAGGGAACTCGTATCTTTGGTCCAGTAGCCAGAGAGTTAAGAGATAAGAAGTTCATGAAAATCGTATCTCTTGCTCCAGAAGTATTATAG
- a CDS encoding adenylate kinase, which translates to MKIIMLGAPGAGKGTQAKKIAAKYAIPHISTGDIFRANIKNNTELGQKAKTYMDKGELVPDELVVDLIMDRFKEADCANGYVLDGFPRTIPQAEALDKALSANGESVDYAINVEVPDENIINRMSGRRACVGCGATYHIQFNPTKVEGICDACGEKLILRDDDKPETVKNRLSVYHEQTQPLIEYYSGKGVLKEVDGTQPMDDVFAAIVKILG; encoded by the coding sequence ATGAAGATAATTATGTTAGGTGCTCCAGGAGCAGGTAAAGGTACACAGGCTAAGAAGATAGCAGCAAAATATGCTATACCACATATCTCTACAGGAGATATTTTCAGAGCTAATATTAAGAACAATACAGAGCTTGGACAGAAGGCAAAGACATACATGGATAAGGGAGAGCTCGTACCTGATGAATTAGTAGTAGATCTTATCATGGACAGATTCAAGGAAGCGGATTGTGCTAACGGATATGTACTTGATGGATTCCCAAGAACAATTCCTCAGGCAGAGGCACTTGATAAGGCTCTTAGTGCTAATGGAGAGTCAGTTGACTATGCAATCAATGTCGAAGTTCCTGATGAAAATATAATAAACAGAATGTCTGGAAGAAGAGCATGTGTAGGTTGTGGAGCAACATACCATATCCAGTTCAATCCAACAAAGGTTGAAGGAATATGTGATGCATGTGGCGAGAAGCTTATCTTAAGAGATGACGATAAGCCAGAGACAGTAAAGAACAGACTTTCAGTATATCATGAGCAGACACAGCCATTGATTGAATACTATTCAGGAAAGGGTGTACTTAAGGAAGTTGATGGTACACAGCCTATGGATGATGTATTTGCTGCAATAGTTAAGATCTTAGGTTAA
- the rpsE gene encoding 30S ribosomal protein S5 has translation MKRTIIDASQLELNDNVVSIKRVTKVVKGGRNMRFAALVVVGDGNGHVGAGVGKAAEIPEAIRKGKEDAIKHLVEVPIDENGSVPHDFLGKFGGATVLLKRAPEGTGIIAGGPARSILELAGIKNIRTKSLGSNNKQNVVLATIEGLKSMKTPEEVARLRGKSVSEILG, from the coding sequence ATGAAACGTACAATAATTGATGCTAGTCAGTTAGAATTAAATGATAATGTAGTATCAATCAAGCGTGTAACAAAGGTTGTAAAGGGTGGACGTAACATGCGTTTTGCAGCATTAGTAGTTGTTGGTGACGGCAACGGACACGTAGGTGCAGGTGTTGGTAAGGCAGCTGAAATTCCAGAAGCTATCCGCAAGGGAAAAGAAGATGCTATCAAACATTTAGTAGAAGTTCCAATCGATGAGAACGGTTCAGTTCCACATGATTTTCTTGGAAAGTTCGGAGGAGCTACAGTATTATTAAAGAGAGCTCCAGAAGGTACTGGTATCATCGCTGGTGGTCCAGCACGTTCAATCCTTGAGCTTGCAGGTATCAAGAATATCCGTACAAAGTCACTTGGATCAAACAACAAGCAGAATGTTGTATTAGCAACAATCGAAGGACTTAAGTCTATGAAGACTCCAGAAGAAGTTGCAAGACTTCGTGGAAAGTCAGTTAGCGAGATCCTTGGTTAA